One Meles meles chromosome 13, mMelMel3.1 paternal haplotype, whole genome shotgun sequence DNA segment encodes these proteins:
- the NODAL gene encoding nodal homolog, with amino-acid sequence MHAPQLPVFLLHIWWVLRQAGAATVAPVPLRTRVQPSSPSPLAYMLSLYRDPLPRADIIRSLQAQDVEVDGQNWTFAFDFSFLSQVEDLVWAELRLQLSHPVDLPSGVPLSIEILHQLKPDAEQDPADCHERLRMDLFTVPLSQVTFSSGSMVLEVTRPLSKWLKHPGELEEKMAGLVGECQRRAPTPPVTSVLLLLYSNLSPEQRRLGGSTLLWEAESSWRAREGQLSQERGRRHRRHHLPDRSQLCRKVKFQVDFNLIGWGSWIIYPKQYNAYRCEGECPNPVGEEFHPTNHAYIQSLLKRYQPHRVPSTCCAPVKTKPLSMLYVDNGRVLLDHHKDMIVEECGCL; translated from the exons ATGCACGCCCCCCAGCTGCCCGTGTTCCTCCTGCACATCTGGTGGGTTCTGCGCCAGGCGGGCGCCGCCACGGTGGCCCCGGTGCCGCTCCGAACGCGGGTGCAGCCCTCGTCGCCGTCCCCTCTCGCGTACATGCTGAGCCTCTATCGGGACCCGCTGCCCCGGGCGGACATCATCCGCAGCCTGCAGGCTCAAG ATGTGGAGGTGGATGGGCAAAACTGGACCTTTGCTTTTGACTTCTCCTTCCTGAGCCAAGTGGAGGATCTGGTGTGGGCTGAGCTCCGGCTGCAGCTGTCCCACCCTGTGGACCTGCCCTCCGGCGTCCCACTTTCCATCGAGATTCTCCACCAGCTAAAGCCCGATGCGGAGCAGGACCCGGCTGACTGCCATGAGCGTCTTCGGATGGACCTGTTCACTGTCCCTCTGTCCCAGGTTACCTTTTCCTCAGGCAGCATGGTCCTGGAGGTGACCAGGCCACTCTCCAAGTGGCTGAAGCACCCTGGGGAGCTGGAGGAGAAGATGGCCGGTTTGGTCGGAGAGTGTCAGCGGCGGGCTCCCACCCCGCCTGTCACCAGCGTGCTCCTGCTGCTCTACTCCAACCTCTCCCCAGAGCAGAGGCGGCTGGGGGGCTCCACCTTGCTGTGGGAGGCTGAGAGCTCCTGGCGTGCCCGGGAGGGACAACTGTCCCAGGAGAGGGGCCGGCGGCACCGTCGACACCACTTGCCCGACAGAAGCCAGCTGTGTCGGAAGGTCAAGTTCCAGGTGGATTTCAACCTCATTGGGTGGGGCTCCTGGATCATCTACCCGAAGCAATACAATGCCTATCGCTGCGAGGGCGAGTGTCCTAACCCTGTGGGGGAGGAGTTCCATCCCACCAACCATGCGTACATCCAG AGTCTACTGAAACGATACCAGCCCCACCGAGTCCCTTCCACCTGCTGTGCCCCGGTGAAGACCAAGCCGCTGAGCATGCTCTATGTGGACAACGGCAGAGTCCTCCTGGACCATCACAAAGACATGATTGTGGAAGAATGCGGGTGCCTTTGA